The sequence below is a genomic window from Draconibacterium halophilum.
TTCTGAAATAAACTCGCGTACACAAGGTGCATTTGCCAACAGCGGATCGGGCGACGGAGGAACCGGTAGCGGCGAGGGCCAAAGCCAGGGAGTTACTTTCCCAGGAGGAAACCAGGGCGTTCCAACCGGCGATCCAAATTCAGGAAATTATGGCGATGGTGGCAGCGGCTCCGGAAATCAGGGGTCGGGTATTTCGTTCAGTTTATCAGGACGATCGGCAAAATCACTCCCAAAACCCAACTACCCAGCCAACGATGCAGGAATTGTAGTTGTAAAAGTTACGGTCGATAAATATGGCAAAGTAACCTCAGCCGAACCCGGTGTGCGTGGAACAACAATTGCCAATAAAGTATTTTGGGACGAAGCCAAACAGGCTGCTTTAAAAGCAAAATTTAATCTTGACGAAGATGCGCCGGCATTTCAGCAAGGAACAATTTCTTATCGCTTTACACTCGATTAGTCTTCAAAGCGAAAACCAAGTACATATCTTCCATATTTTAGCAAAACAACCTTCCTTAGTTGTTGTTTTTAACGATCATTATTTGCTGACAATTATCTGTTTTTTAATCCATTAAAATTGTGTTCTTTTGCGAAAAATTTCAGCGCAATGGCATTCTTAACAAAAGACAAAATTTTCAGTAAAAAGTGGATTCAGGACAACCTGCTTTTAGTCACCGGCTCATTTATATTGGCAACCGCTTTTGTATTTTTTGTTACACCACATAAAATTGTTCCCGGCGGTGTTTATGGTATTGCCATTGTAGTGCATTATTTAACAGCAGGCGTTTTCTCCTTTTGGCCCGAGGGAATACCGGTAGGTACTTTTGCACTATTGATTGACATTCCACTGATTATTGCCGGGATTAAAATTCTAGGACCACGTTTTGGAATTAAAACGATCACAGGTTCGGTGTTAACGGCTGTTTTCACTGATTTTCTTACTCTTATGCGCCCTGATGCAAAAGTTCCATTGGTGGACGATATTCTTTTATCTTGCTTATTTGGTGGCGTGCTGATGGGCTTCGGTTTAGGATTGATTTTTAAGTCGCGTGCTACTTCCGGCGGATCGGATATTATTGCCATGATCATTGGCAAATACACACACATACAGATTGGCAGACTGATGATTTATGTTGATTCGGTAATTGTTTTATTTGGATTAATTGCGTTTGGCGATTGGGCAATCCCACTCTACTCTTTAATTGTAATTTATATCTGTGGAAAACTGATTGACACTGCACTTGAAGGCGTCAGTTATAACAAAGCTCTTATTATTGTTTCGCGAAAACATGCAGAGATAAAAGAAAAACTGTTGATAGATTTGGAACGTGGCGGGACATACCTGAATGGAGAAGGCATGTTTACCGGAGAACAAAAACAGATTATTTATACGGTTGTTAGTCGACGCGAGGTAGCCATTTTACAGGAGTTTATCAGTAAAATTGATCCCGATGCATTTATTACCGTTATGGACACTAAAGAAATACTTGGCGAAGGCTTTCAGAGCCTAAATCAGAAACTTAACAATTAAGAGGCAATACAAATCAAAATCACATTTTCAGAATCTTAACTTTTTTAATTTTAAGGTGGTAAAATCAGTTGTAATCGTTTTGTTCAGCTGAATATTCTGTTATCTTCGTGGCACGCTGAAAGTATGTAATAAATGGATTTTTCCGGAAAAACAATATGGATTACAGGAGCATCATCGGGCATTGGGAAAGCGGTAGCTGTTGAGTTGTCGTCGAATAATGTAACGCTCATTCTTTCAGGCAGAAAAGAACAGGCCTTAAAAGAGACCGAAAAAATCTGCGTAAAAAACGGTTGTCAAACAATTGTTTTGCCTTTTGATTTGGGCAACGAACAATCCATTGAAACTGCTGCTCAATTCATTTCAGAAAACAACATAAAAGTTGATGCACTATACCAGTTTGGTGGTATCAGTCAGCGTTCGTTTGTAGCTGAAACTCCGGTTAGTGTCGATCGTAAAATTTTCGAAGTAAATTATTTTGGAACCATCGCATTAACTAAAAAGGTTTTACCGCAAATGATTAAAAATGGCGGCGGGCAAATTGCCGTAACATCAAGTATTGTTGGTAAATTTGGTTTTCCGTATAGGTCGTCGTACTCTGCATCGAAACAAGCACTACACGGTTTTTTCGAAAGTTTACGGGCCGAGAACACAAAAAACAAGATCGCAGTATCGATTATCATTCCCGGACGTATAAAAACAA
It includes:
- a CDS encoding SDR family NAD(P)-dependent oxidoreductase; the encoded protein is MDFSGKTIWITGASSGIGKAVAVELSSNNVTLILSGRKEQALKETEKICVKNGCQTIVLPFDLGNEQSIETAAQFISENNIKVDALYQFGGISQRSFVAETPVSVDRKIFEVNYFGTIALTKKVLPQMIKNGGGQIAVTSSIVGKFGFPYRSSYSASKQALHGFFESLRAENTKNKIAVSIIIPGRIKTNISVNAIDKEGKTHSKMDAGQDSGMSAEKCAKVICQKLKKERKEILVGGSEVIMVHIRRFLPRLYYYMASRVKPL
- a CDS encoding YitT family protein; this encodes MAFLTKDKIFSKKWIQDNLLLVTGSFILATAFVFFVTPHKIVPGGVYGIAIVVHYLTAGVFSFWPEGIPVGTFALLIDIPLIIAGIKILGPRFGIKTITGSVLTAVFTDFLTLMRPDAKVPLVDDILLSCLFGGVLMGFGLGLIFKSRATSGGSDIIAMIIGKYTHIQIGRLMIYVDSVIVLFGLIAFGDWAIPLYSLIVIYICGKLIDTALEGVSYNKALIIVSRKHAEIKEKLLIDLERGGTYLNGEGMFTGEQKQIIYTVVSRREVAILQEFISKIDPDAFITVMDTKEILGEGFQSLNQKLNN